The Thermodesulfovibrio thiophilus DSM 17215 genome contains a region encoding:
- a CDS encoding NUDIX hydrolase, whose translation MKRVFSAGGVVYKFNKGQLNILLIATQKGKIWALPKGIVEKGEDPKDAALREIKEETGVSGKIIDEVGETSYWFSIEGEKYFKTVKYFLVEYMNGEINPDWEVDTAQWFSPEEAIKKLSYKSDRKILEKALEKINGNITQSFRS comes from the coding sequence ATGAAAAGAGTTTTTTCTGCCGGTGGAGTTGTCTATAAATTTAATAAAGGACAACTTAATATTCTATTAATTGCTACTCAGAAAGGGAAAATATGGGCTTTGCCAAAGGGTATTGTAGAAAAGGGAGAAGATCCCAAAGACGCGGCATTAAGAGAGATCAAAGAAGAAACAGGAGTTTCCGGTAAAATCATTGATGAGGTGGGAGAGACTTCATACTGGTTTTCAATTGAAGGTGAAAAATACTTTAAAACTGTAAAATATTTTCTTGTAGAATACATGAACGGCGAAATAAATCCTGACTGGGAGGTTGATACAGCACAATGGTTTAGTCCTGAAGAGGCGATTAAAAAGCTGAGTTATAAAAGTGATAGAAAGATTTTAGAAAAGGCTCTGGAGAAAATTAATGGGAACATTACTCAGTCATTCAGATCTTAA
- a CDS encoding ATP-dependent helicase — MNLNRYQKLAVESNAKFLCVLAGPGTGKTHTITAKIIHLLNNGVNAQDIAVLTFTQKSAIEMRQRVLNAIGVGNQMPLIGTFHLLCLKLLREFLPEKRKYFQLCTESKQREIISSLTSRKPENIIEKISKFKNKRVPLDENIKPIYEKYEEKKQEMNLFDFDDLLLNTLEMLEKGVMVPLFSNIIVDEFQDINKIQYEIVKMLLKEEGCISIFGDPDQAIYSFRGSEVDLFLNLPKDFEDLILLNLPVNYRSQANIILASNKFITANTKRFSKKIEPLKNPTNPITIIEVNNEYEEAKTIVQEIRYRLGAIDFTELYENKEESSYSFSSFAVLARTNNQLELIKQSLDEAGIPVKTVQRDRSSLFKEFVYNLSDCLSDEQNVKKLLKEGNLWRYLEVSGFLESLSEHEISIVRALSNLPHKFTILDQMRYLIDELVGLTSYDLFPEKLNAVSLLTLHTSKGLEFPVVFITGFEEGLIPYTLASDLDMEEERRLFYVGMTRAMDELIITYAKSRFIKGKKLCQGVSSFLKQLPEEYIIKYEKVCPRKDELKQQSLF, encoded by the coding sequence ATGAACTTAAACAGATATCAAAAACTAGCTGTTGAAAGCAATGCAAAATTTCTTTGTGTTTTAGCAGGGCCTGGAACAGGTAAAACACATACAATTACTGCCAAAATCATTCATCTTTTAAATAATGGCGTTAACGCACAAGATATAGCGGTTTTAACTTTTACACAGAAATCAGCTATTGAAATGAGGCAAAGAGTTTTAAATGCTATCGGGGTAGGAAATCAGATGCCACTTATAGGAACTTTCCATCTTTTATGCCTTAAATTATTGAGAGAGTTTCTTCCTGAAAAAAGAAAATATTTTCAACTCTGCACAGAATCAAAGCAAAGAGAGATAATTTCGAGTTTAACAAGCAGAAAACCTGAGAATATTATTGAGAAAATTTCAAAATTTAAAAACAAGAGAGTACCTCTTGATGAAAACATTAAGCCTATTTATGAAAAATATGAAGAAAAAAAGCAGGAAATGAATCTTTTTGACTTTGATGATTTATTATTGAATACATTAGAAATGCTTGAAAAAGGGGTAATGGTTCCTCTTTTTTCCAATATAATTGTAGATGAATTTCAGGATATAAATAAAATTCAGTATGAAATTGTTAAAATGCTTTTGAAGGAGGAAGGTTGTATTTCTATATTCGGAGATCCTGACCAGGCAATTTATTCTTTCAGAGGTTCAGAAGTAGATCTCTTCTTGAATCTTCCAAAAGATTTTGAAGATTTAATTCTTCTTAATCTACCTGTTAACTATCGTTCTCAGGCAAATATAATTCTTGCATCAAACAAGTTTATTACTGCCAATACAAAAAGATTTTCCAAAAAAATTGAACCCTTAAAGAACCCAACCAATCCTATAACTATAATAGAAGTTAACAATGAATATGAAGAAGCAAAAACTATTGTTCAGGAAATCAGATATCGACTTGGAGCTATTGATTTTACCGAACTTTATGAAAATAAAGAAGAAAGCAGTTATAGTTTTTCAAGCTTTGCAGTACTTGCAAGAACAAATAACCAATTAGAATTGATAAAACAAAGCCTTGATGAAGCTGGAATCCCGGTAAAAACGGTTCAAAGGGACAGGTCAAGCTTATTTAAAGAATTTGTTTATAACTTATCCGATTGTCTTTCCGATGAACAGAATGTTAAAAAACTTTTAAAAGAAGGTAATCTCTGGAGGTATCTTGAAGTCTCAGGTTTTCTGGAATCACTGAGCGAACATGAAATTTCCATAGTAAGAGCACTTAGCAATCTTCCACATAAATTTACAATTTTAGACCAGATGAGGTATTTAATAGATGAACTAGTCGGGCTTACTTCCTATGATCTGTTCCCTGAAAAATTAAATGCTGTAAGTCTTCTCACGTTGCACACTTCAAAGGGATTAGAATTTCCAGTAGTATTTATTACTGGATTTGAAGAGGGTCTAATTCCTTACACTCTTGCGTCTGATTTAGATATGGAAGAAGAAAGGAGACTTTTTTATGTCGGTATGACCCGTGCAATGGATGAGCTTATCATAACCTATGCTAAAAGCAGGTTTATAAAAGGTAAAAAACTCTGCCAGGGAGTTTCTTCTTTTCTGAAGCAACTCCCTGAAGAATATATTATAAAATATGAAAAAGTTTGTCCTCGAAAGGACGAACTAAAGCAACAAAGCTTATTTTAA
- a CDS encoding DJ-1/PfpI family protein: MAKKILMIVGDFVEDYEVMVPFQMLKMVGYTVHAVCPGKKAGEAVKTAIHDFEGDQTYTEKRGHNFILNANFEKIKPEDYDALVLPGGRAPEYLRLNDKVIEMVKYFVTSGKPVAAICHGIQILTAANVIKDKKLTAYPAVKPEILLAGGQWCEVNSTFTNVCVDGNIVTSPAWPAHPEWIKKFLEILGTKIEA, encoded by the coding sequence ATGGCAAAAAAGATTTTAATGATTGTTGGTGATTTTGTTGAAGATTATGAAGTCATGGTTCCATTTCAGATGTTAAAAATGGTTGGATACACCGTTCATGCTGTCTGTCCAGGGAAAAAAGCCGGAGAAGCAGTTAAAACAGCAATCCATGATTTTGAAGGAGATCAAACCTATACAGAAAAAAGAGGTCATAATTTCATATTAAATGCAAATTTTGAAAAGATTAAACCAGAAGATTACGATGCTCTTGTACTTCCTGGAGGAAGAGCTCCAGAGTATTTGAGATTGAATGATAAAGTCATTGAAATGGTCAAGTATTTTGTTACGTCCGGCAAACCGGTTGCTGCAATATGTCATGGAATTCAAATATTAACCGCAGCAAATGTAATAAAAGATAAAAAGCTTACCGCTTACCCTGCTGTTAAACCTGAAATATTACTTGCTGGTGGACAATGGTGCGAAGTAAACTCCACTTTTACAAATGTCTGTGTTGATGGAAACATTGTTACATCTCCTGCATGGCCAGCTCATCCTGAATGGATAAAGAAGTTTTTAGAGATTCTTGGAACCAAAATAGAGGCTTAA
- a CDS encoding endonuclease Q family protein: MFYADLHIHSKFSRATSKDMNLETIEQWAQIKGIQLMATGDFTHPDWLKEIENKLNDEGNGLFTLKNEYRLDVPVSCKREIFFILSAEISCIYQKNGKLRKIHLVILSPSIKDVLKINHALSRIGNLSSDGRPILGIDAKEVMKMILELSPQSMVIPAHAWTPHFSIFGSQSGFDTLEECFEELSPYVYAIETGLSSDPPMNWRLSRLDRIILVSNSDAHSPAKIGREANIFDTQLSYDAITEAIRTGKGFLGTVEFFPQEGKYHYDGHRACGVRLSPEETIKASYLCPVCGKKLTVGVMHRVEVIADRPAGFIPSHALPYHSIVPLIEVIGEINHSSSNTKKVFTTYMNLISKLGDEYNILLHKKLNDIGALDSQLRDAIERMRSGRVTVEPGYDGEYGKIKIFGNSIEKEQTTLF; this comes from the coding sequence ATGTTTTACGCTGACCTTCACATCCATTCAAAGTTTTCCCGTGCAACAAGCAAAGATATGAACCTTGAAACAATTGAGCAATGGGCACAAATAAAAGGCATTCAACTAATGGCAACTGGAGATTTTACTCATCCAGATTGGCTTAAAGAGATAGAAAATAAGCTGAATGACGAAGGTAATGGCCTTTTCACGTTAAAAAATGAGTATCGTCTTGATGTTCCAGTATCCTGTAAAAGGGAAATATTTTTCATACTTTCTGCTGAGATAAGCTGTATATATCAAAAAAATGGAAAACTGCGTAAAATTCATCTAGTTATACTTTCACCTTCAATAAAAGATGTGCTGAAAATAAATCATGCTCTGTCACGTATAGGAAATCTTAGTTCAGATGGAAGGCCCATTCTTGGTATTGATGCAAAAGAGGTTATGAAAATGATTCTTGAGCTGTCTCCTCAGTCAATGGTGATTCCTGCACATGCATGGACTCCTCATTTTTCTATTTTTGGCTCTCAATCAGGCTTTGATACACTTGAGGAATGTTTCGAGGAGTTAAGTCCATATGTATATGCCATTGAAACTGGTCTTAGCTCAGACCCTCCAATGAACTGGAGACTGAGCAGACTTGACAGAATAATTCTTGTTTCCAATTCTGATGCCCATTCTCCAGCCAAGATAGGAAGAGAGGCAAATATATTTGATACGCAATTAAGTTATGATGCTATTACTGAAGCAATAAGAACAGGTAAAGGCTTTCTGGGTACTGTGGAGTTTTTCCCTCAAGAGGGTAAATATCACTATGATGGACACAGAGCCTGTGGTGTAAGGCTTTCCCCTGAAGAGACTATAAAAGCGAGCTATCTCTGTCCTGTATGTGGTAAAAAACTTACGGTTGGAGTGATGCATAGGGTAGAAGTTATTGCTGATCGTCCTGCAGGTTTTATTCCCTCTCATGCACTGCCTTACCACTCAATTGTACCTCTTATTGAAGTTATTGGTGAGATAAATCACAGTTCTTCAAATACAAAGAAGGTTTTTACCACATACATGAATCTTATTTCAAAGCTTGGAGATGAATACAATATTCTTTTACATAAAAAACTGAATGATATCGGAGCCCTGGACTCTCAATTAAGAGATGCTATAGAAAGAATGCGCTCTGGCAGAGTAACTGTAGAACCTGGTTATGATGGAGAGTATGGGAAAATAAAAATTTTTGGTAACTCCATAGAAAAGGAACAGACAACACTTTTTTAA
- the rfaE2 gene encoding D-glycero-beta-D-manno-heptose 1-phosphate adenylyltransferase → MGTLLSHSDLKNQIDKLKKEDKKIVFTNGCFDILHVGHIRYLKEARKLGDVLIVAVNSDSSVRKIKPLRPINSQSERAEVLASLEMVDFVTFFDEDTPYNLIKYLEPDVLVKGGDWSVREIVGAEIVREVYSLPYIEGLSTTSIIERILDKFTSQKALSKTILDKASRIKCLILDVDGVLTSGGIILDNESNEFKIFNVRDGHGVVMLHKSGINIAVITGRQSKALDRRMKELGITEVYQGVQEKLKIYQDLIEKYSLRNEEIAAMGDDIVDLSILSRVGFSVAPNDAHEEVIKRVDYVTTNKAGNGAVRELCDIILKAKGLWNKFTDEYENA, encoded by the coding sequence ATGGGAACATTACTCAGTCATTCAGATCTTAAAAACCAAATAGACAAACTGAAAAAAGAAGATAAAAAAATTGTATTCACAAATGGATGTTTTGATATCCTTCATGTTGGGCATATAAGATATCTTAAAGAAGCTAGGAAACTGGGGGATGTTTTGATAGTTGCTGTAAACTCAGATAGCTCTGTCAGAAAAATTAAACCTTTAAGACCTATTAACTCCCAGAGTGAAAGAGCAGAAGTTTTAGCATCTCTTGAAATGGTTGATTTTGTGACATTTTTTGATGAAGATACTCCATATAATTTGATTAAATATCTTGAACCAGATGTCCTGGTTAAAGGTGGAGATTGGAGTGTTCGGGAGATTGTGGGGGCAGAAATTGTAAGAGAAGTTTACAGTTTGCCTTACATTGAAGGGCTTTCAACGACATCCATAATAGAAAGAATTTTAGATAAATTCACGTCTCAAAAAGCCCTATCAAAGACTATTCTTGACAAGGCATCAAGGATAAAATGCCTTATTCTTGATGTTGATGGTGTTCTGACCTCTGGAGGTATAATACTTGATAATGAAAGTAACGAATTTAAAATATTCAATGTTAGAGATGGGCATGGAGTTGTGATGCTTCACAAATCTGGAATAAATATAGCAGTGATTACCGGAAGGCAGTCAAAAGCCCTTGACAGGAGGATGAAAGAACTGGGTATTACTGAAGTTTATCAGGGAGTACAGGAAAAGCTTAAGATTTATCAGGATTTAATCGAAAAATACAGTTTAAGAAATGAAGAAATTGCAGCTATGGGTGATGATATAGTCGATTTATCAATATTAAGCAGAGTTGGCTTTTCAGTGGCCCCTAATGATGCTCATGAAGAAGTCATAAAGAGAGTTGACTATGTAACTACAAACAAAGCTGGAAATGGAGCTGTACGAGAACTCTGTGATATCATTCTCAAAGCAAAGGGACTCTGGAACAAATTCACAGATGAATACGAAAACGCTTAA
- the pgsA gene encoding CDP-diacylglycerol--glycerol-3-phosphate 3-phosphatidyltransferase, translated as MNTKTLNLPTSLTILRIIIIPVFIMEAPTNPQFGAFLFFIASVTDFLDGYLARKFKQITNLGIILDPIADKLLVISALIILVDIARVPAWIAIVIILREFIITVLRFYALSRGVVIPAEKAGKAKTVLQMISILLLLIAEEIYGVDLYDVGVVLIYIATFISVTSGIQYIVHFWRHIK; from the coding sequence ATGAATACGAAAACGCTTAATCTTCCTACCTCGTTAACAATTCTGAGAATAATAATTATTCCAGTTTTCATAATGGAAGCTCCCACAAATCCTCAATTCGGTGCATTTTTGTTTTTTATTGCCTCTGTAACTGATTTTCTTGACGGATATCTTGCAAGAAAATTTAAACAGATTACAAACCTGGGTATTATATTAGACCCAATTGCAGATAAACTTCTAGTAATTTCTGCCTTAATAATTCTTGTGGATATAGCAAGGGTACCTGCATGGATTGCTATTGTAATAATTTTAAGAGAGTTTATTATTACAGTACTGCGTTTTTATGCCCTTTCAAGGGGGGTTGTAATTCCTGCTGAAAAAGCTGGAAAAGCAAAGACAGTTTTGCAGATGATATCAATTCTGCTGTTACTTATAGCAGAAGAAATTTATGGAGTTGACCTCTATGATGTTGGAGTTGTGCTTATATATATTGCCACTTTTATATCTGTAACATCTGGTATTCAATATATTGTCCATTTTTGGAGACACATAAAATGA
- the plsY gene encoding glycerol-3-phosphate 1-O-acyltransferase PlsY, producing the protein MTLLLCVFAFLFGSIPWGYLIGKMKGVDLKTRGSGNIGTTNVMRVIGKKEALYTLLLDISKGFIPVFILKLFPQYSNNFTVLGIVGFLAIAGHCFTPFLKFKGGKGVATSLGVLLAYVPLAGLITIVLWILIVKITKISSVGALISFALVPLNVYFLGYSQEILIFTAMFTIIIYSRHISNIKRLFSGTEPRIGK; encoded by the coding sequence ATGACGCTACTGCTTTGTGTATTTGCTTTTTTGTTTGGTTCTATTCCATGGGGATATCTTATAGGTAAGATGAAAGGAGTTGACCTTAAAACAAGAGGAAGTGGAAATATAGGTACCACAAATGTTATGAGGGTTATCGGTAAAAAAGAAGCTTTATATACGCTTTTACTTGATATATCAAAGGGTTTTATCCCTGTGTTTATACTAAAATTGTTTCCTCAATATTCTAATAACTTTACTGTGCTTGGAATAGTAGGATTCCTTGCAATAGCAGGGCATTGTTTTACACCTTTTCTGAAATTCAAAGGTGGTAAAGGAGTTGCAACATCTTTAGGAGTGCTTTTAGCCTATGTGCCTTTAGCAGGACTGATTACTATTGTTTTATGGATTTTAATAGTGAAAATAACTAAAATTTCTTCAGTTGGTGCTCTTATTTCCTTTGCCCTGGTTCCTTTAAATGTGTATTTTCTTGGTTATTCTCAGGAAATTTTAATTTTTACAGCTATGTTCACTATAATTATTTATTCAAGGCATATTTCAAATATAAAAAGATTGTTTAGTGGCACTGAACCACGCATTGGGAAATAA
- the queC gene encoding 7-cyano-7-deazaguanine synthase QueC gives MKKAVVLLSGGLDSSTTLAIAKSGGYECYAISFDYCQRHRIELESAKKVAQYVGVKEHLIASFDLRKIGGSALTTSCDIPDGQYDGIPVTYVPARNTIFLSFALAWAEVLEVPNIFIGANVIDYSGYPDCRPEYLNAFENMANLATKIAVEGKIKFKILAPLLYMTKAEIIKKGVDLGLDYSLTWSCYNPQGSLENPIPCFKCSSCVYRLKGFQEAGLTDPLIK, from the coding sequence ATGAAAAAAGCGGTTGTTTTGCTTAGTGGAGGACTGGACTCATCGACAACACTTGCCATAGCAAAGTCAGGAGGATATGAATGCTATGCTATATCTTTTGACTATTGCCAGAGACATAGGATAGAACTTGAATCTGCTAAAAAGGTTGCACAATATGTTGGCGTTAAAGAACATTTAATAGCATCCTTTGATTTAAGAAAAATCGGAGGTTCAGCACTTACAACTTCTTGTGATATTCCAGATGGACAATATGACGGAATTCCAGTTACCTATGTTCCTGCAAGAAATACCATTTTTTTAAGCTTTGCACTGGCATGGGCAGAGGTTCTTGAAGTACCCAATATTTTTATTGGTGCTAATGTCATTGATTATTCAGGATACCCTGACTGTAGACCAGAGTATCTTAATGCTTTTGAAAACATGGCAAATCTTGCAACAAAAATAGCCGTTGAAGGGAAAATTAAATTTAAAATTTTAGCTCCTTTACTTTATATGACAAAGGCAGAGATTATCAAAAAAGGAGTTGATCTTGGTCTGGACTACTCACTTACATGGAGTTGTTATAACCCACAGGGCAGTCTTGAAAATCCGATTCCATGTTTTAAATGTTCGAGTTGTGTTTACAGATTAAAAGGATTTCAGGAAGCAGGGCTGACGGACCCATTAATTAAATGA
- a CDS encoding lysophospholipid acyltransferase family protein, whose translation MAQRGYYNHEELVVDGLKILDFFRNVGCKITIKGLDNLKHVKPPCVFIANHMSTLETLVLPGIIGKNFKATFVIKNSLLKYPFFGRILAAINSIPVTRKNPKEDYRIVMQEGLKRLEQGISVIVFPQATRQTVFDPAQFNTLGVKLAKKASVPAVPIALRTDAWGTGTILKDFGRIDPSKPICFFIGSPLYIDNKGMEEHLQIIRFIEQSLKKCYN comes from the coding sequence TTGGCACAAAGGGGTTATTATAACCATGAAGAGCTTGTTGTTGATGGATTAAAAATACTTGATTTTTTTAGAAATGTCGGATGTAAAATTACCATTAAAGGGCTTGATAACTTAAAACATGTAAAACCTCCCTGTGTTTTTATAGCAAATCATATGAGCACTCTTGAAACATTGGTACTTCCAGGAATTATTGGTAAAAATTTCAAAGCGACTTTTGTAATAAAAAATTCTCTCCTTAAATATCCATTCTTTGGCAGGATTTTAGCTGCTATAAATTCAATTCCAGTTACCAGAAAAAATCCCAAAGAAGACTACAGAATAGTTATGCAGGAGGGATTAAAAAGGCTTGAACAGGGCATTTCAGTAATTGTTTTTCCGCAGGCAACAAGGCAGACTGTATTTGATCCAGCACAGTTTAATACTCTTGGCGTAAAACTTGCAAAAAAGGCTTCTGTTCCTGCAGTTCCAATAGCTCTTAGAACAGATGCATGGGGAACTGGCACAATATTAAAAGACTTTGGAAGAATAGACCCTTCAAAACCAATCTGTTTTTTTATTGGATCTCCTCTTTATATTGACAATAAAGGCATGGAGGAACATCTTCAAATTATTCGTTTCATAGAGCAGTCTCTTAAAAAATGTTATAATTAA